The Rosa rugosa chromosome 3, drRosRugo1.1, whole genome shotgun sequence sequence attttttttctcttattagGGGGTTGAAACTGGATGCAGATTTGCTCACCATCAACAATTAAGTGGTGATACCATCTAGTTAACTACGTCTAACTTAATCAATTAAGAATGAGAAAAAAACATTTAACATTATTAaaatctttatattttatttattttactatATTCATCTCCATCTTTCATCATTCATCCTTAATTATCATCATTTTTTATGGGTTTTCTTTTGGATTtgttctccccccccccccccactcaCTCCAAAGGCCAAAGCCATGACGTACTGTCGAAggagaaagcaaaagaagaatcGGAAAGCTTCTCAGGCCACTGCCAGGGACGTCAGCGGCGGCGACGATGTGAAGGAGAACAACGATGAACGATCCTCCACGGGTTGTTGGCATGGGAAGTTGAATTAATCGAAGAAAGCCCGAGCTAAATGAAGACATCATGGACGAGGAGTttagaaaaaatttcaaaaattcacgTTGAAGAGTGTTGCGGGTGTTGTGGAGGATGCCACAAGGAAGAAGGTTGATTCAACGGATTGCAGAATTGAAACAGATCTGTGCAAGGCCTGCTGTTGCATGTTGAGGTGTGGGAATGAGGGATGCAACTGCTGATCCTAAATATCTTTTCTTTCTGAAATCGTATATTTTCTGGGTGTTGTGGTGTTGGAGAGATTAAGGTTTGGCAATTGAGATGGTTAAAGAGAGTCTACAGATGAGACTGAGAGATCGATACCCAAACGAGAAAGAAATAAGATGGATTAGTATTAATTGTAAAACAGATTTTTATTATTACATTTATTGTGTGAGTTTGGCAAAAAAATTAACTATAGTTATCTTATTTTACACATGTCAGTATTTGAGAGGGTGGTGACACCACCACCAACTgttggtggtgagcaaatttgattcCAAAATTCTCATTATCTTTCCTGTTAATTATAGTTAACCATGGTTATGGATCATTACACGTGGCAGCATAGTATTGAGTGGTGGGATTACCACATAAAATCTTGTGGTGAGCAAATTCAATTGCTATTTTCAATACTTTTTTCAAGTCCTCCTGCCCTTTTTTTTTACCTCTCTCCAggtaaattcattttctttaatTCAATCAAGGACAAACGGGTGACGTCATGCTTACGTGGTGCGTTTTATGAGGCACTGGTTTCGGTACCCAAACTCGGCCAATCAGGGAGCGCGTGGTCTTTTCTCCTCACGGGTTGGTGTCTCATGAGTTAGTTACACGTGTAGCTGCTGATCCCCAGAGACTAACATGTAGTATTATGAGGAATTCTCTGCAGACTAGCGGCTCCTAAGATGATATCATGAGATATTCCATCCATTTTCTCATTTATTAGTTTGTACACTACCAATATCTTCTGAATTTATATATCCTAGATCAACGAAACTTCTAAAGCTGTACAATCTAGTAGTCTTCCATAGAAACCTTTGCCATGATATAATCCTGGGAAAAGACATTATTTACAGCATAAGGCAGAGTCTGGAAGCCAAACAAAACACAAGCCTCAAATGCCACCGCGCTGAAAACTTGGTTCAGAGCCATCTTGATCATCCTCATCATTTTCACTATTGGTGGAGGTAGCATGGGGAAGCTCTCTATTTCCGGCATCTTCCTCTGGAATCCCTGACATGTGAGCCAGTAAAACAGCAAAAGAACCATCCCCTAACCGCTCACTCATTATCCTTAAACTGATCACGAATAATGTTGCCGCGTATAAGCTCAAACTGGTGTTCTGCTGTATGTTGCTGATTAAATCGACATGGAAGCTTGGAACTAGTATTATAACAATCATTGCAAAGGTCAGATCCAATTTTCTCCACACAATCTTTGCACCGGTATCTATCCCCAATTATCTGATACATCTGTTGAAAAGAAACTAAGATGTTATTATCTTGTGCAATTGTGATATCAGTAATGGGAGAGGGGGAGAGATTTTTAATTACAACTCAGGCTCAAACAGGGAAAAAAAGATTATCTAATAATTAGAGTGATCAGACTCCGATTTTATGCAAGCATAAAGGTTCTGGGATAAAGACTGTTTCATACAACATCATAGATTACTTTAACCCTGACTCCAAGCcctcttcataccaaatgtacAGCAAAGCTAGATGAAAATGCACAAGTAACTGAAACAGAACTGAAATTTCACAAGCACAGAGGTTAATAGTAGTACGGAAACTTGGACAGGCAATAAAGTAGTATCATCAGCTACACAGTGTGACCAGGCAATATAGCAACTATTTAAGCCATCATAAATCAAACAATCATGCATCATTTGCAGATACTTCAATAAGAAAACGTGTCTATCTTCTAGGGCTATCAAAAATGAAGTAGCGTGCACTGTTTCTGGTTATTATTACATCCAACCTTTTCATGTTCCTGATCATTTGACCTACACAAACCTATCTGGTTAATACTTTAGTATCTACTTGCACTGCCATAAACCTATCCAAGATGGAGAAGGCAAAAAAGATTTTCTCAAAGCATCAATGTGCAGAGAAAGAAGTAAAGAAGTATACCCCACAATAATCACAGCCAAATCCTATGTGGTATGAACCCAATGATGACTTCTCTGCTTCTTTACTGCTTTTGCTTTCACCTATAAGTAAATGGCAACACCATTAAAATAATACCAAAATCTAAGACAGACAAAAATCATAAATCAATAAATAATTGACAAAGTGAAATATTTAGTAGGTAAAAGTGAAAGACCAGCTCAATAGGCGAACACATTTCATAAATCATATTTAGTAGCTTGTCATTTGGCTTTCTAAGTGAAATAATGCATACTGAGTGATactcagagaaaaaaaaaaagagattagTAGAGCCTGCTCCAACAACTATATCTtttaagggcacgtttacttacttggaatgagagagaatgattacggggtaaaaatattcttgcgtttactaacacataaaggaatcagaatgattccgggtaaaagaattcttgcgtttactaacacatcaaggaatcggaatggatgtACGTCCCAtctccttatcaggaatcgattcctgaatactcaggaatttgattacgaaggggggagatgggtttaggaatcaatcttccggaatcaataccgattcatttcttctcccattccacttgtctccgattcatgattattttccattccaattaagtaaacgtgccataagtATTAACAACTACCAGTCTAGGAAACCACTACATGTGGttgagttggtaagagcctcaaGGTGTAGAACCCCCACATTTGGGTTCGAATCCCACCGACGCTGATTGGagttaaatctcaatctattcttggtggccgaggaggaggaggtgttcTGATATGATGAATGATTAGTTTCTGGACCTAGGAAGCATTTGAGGAACCGTGTGATCtcgataaataaaataaaattaagaaaaataccAGTCTAAGATGCATACTTGCCTAGGAACATTAAGTGCCTTCTTTCTCTATTTTCCTATGCTATATAAATCAAGTAAAAATAGGTAGCACAACATACCATTTTTAAATGATGAATGATTTAGTATATATGATACTGCATCGAAATAGAATGGAATTGAGCATTCAGTTGACATACATGCAGTTGGATTAACGTGCTTAAGTTGTACACCATCTCTTCTATGTGCAATTAGGAAACTGTTCGATCAAAAAGTTTTGCAGATCCAAACAAACTTTTGGATATCCGGTTGGATGGAAACTTTGACAAACTTGACATCTAAGCTTCTGTTCATCTTGTTTGACGATACAACTTTCACAATATACTGTGCAATCAAAATAAGGAATATTAGAATAATTGTATACTCTTAGAACAAAGGACGGACAGCTGATTGAAACTTTAAAATCTAAATCACAAGTTACCATGGCCACAGTTGGTTCTTTTGGGATTTTGAAACCAACAGTCATTTAATTTGGACCGTTGGTTTCAATTAAGCAAGAGATTTGACGGCAGCCAATTAACCTCtatttttcttcctcctcctataGCTTTCATCttcctaatttttttattttttttttattttattccaATGTGGCCGCACAAGGCGAAGGCAACATAGATTGAATGGTATGCAAATAATCTGATTCGTTTAAAGTTGTTGGTGgtaatcttttcaaaaaaattgtCAGTGGTTGTTTCACTCATTTCAATAAAAAGTcagaaaaatagtaaattgcagttttgttCGCTCAAAAATCATCTCGGTCGAGGTCTTCTTGGCTTACACGTGTCATTCTGGCTTGGTGACGTGTGCGTAGGCGTGCCAACTCGTGGCCGAgaggccaagcgaggttttgatcTAAGTTACTGAGTTTGCGCTGATCTGACTTTTAAtcagttgattgtgggccgaggaaggatcaATCTTGGCTgcggggttctctctgccttggATGCAAGGACTTTACACGAGTCGGTTTGGCTAACCAGAGTGTTCATGCTGTGCAACTCAGTGAGTGAATGTGAAAGTGCGAGTGACAATTGATAAATCTATAGGATGCAGATACTCACAAGTCacagtaaaaacaaaatcaaaatataagGTGTTACCCTGATGCCTTGATTCAATACGAGTACGGACGAAGAAATGCATGAACCCTAAAAACTTGTTTATATGGTTTTCTTAATATGGTTAAAAAGTAAAAGTAGGAAAGTAGATGCAAAGAAATTAAGTGCAGGCAAAATAATGAGCAAGAGATGTAAAGAACTACAAAATAAATCTGCAAGAATGTAAAGTGCATgaaaaacaagaacaatacCAGTAAGTAAAATGATTCACAAGAGATACTGTAGAGTGATAGAGTGTAGAGAtgtgatagagaatttgagaatATTGAATTTGTATTGAGTTGTTGTGTTTTTGGTCGTGGACCTCTAACAAAGATGTCTACGACCCTTTTTATAGTACATAATAAAGATAATAAAACAAATACAATCTCAGCTTTAATTATTGAGACTGGATTGATTACAAATTGAATTctaagaatattttttttttgatgtgcATGTGTAACTGGCGATCAACCATCATGACTCTTCAATACTTATTTTTGTAACGGTTACACTTAGTGCTGTAATGTCTCTGAATGTAGAATTTGACATTTAGTAGCTTTTATCAACTCATAATGTCTTGCCAAACTCGCCATCAGCGTCCCTGACTAATTGAAACGGGCATTGGCTAGGACTATCTCAACCACAAGTAAACCAAACCTCGACTCAAGTGAGGTGAAGTGAACTAGGCCTCGACTGAGGTGAAGTGAGCCGGACCTCGGCTGAAGTGAAGTGAGCCGGGCCTTGgctaaatatttattatatcaCGGCACAACATGACCCAAGCCTGCTTCATGTGGGACCCGGCTTAACAGCACGTAGGCCTTGCcaaatttaggttcaaacaAGTTTTGAGGCCCAAAACAATCTCGAAAGTCCGAAAAAGCCTACATGTCGTGGCAAAGCAACGAGTTTTGTTCCTAGTGTCGTTCCATTTTCGAAAAGGTATAGCAATCACAATTCTGACTCATAATGCCAGATTTGCAGCAAATCAGGTTTTCCATTTTCACGATCAAGCTGCTCTTCGATCCTTGTTGCCAAATAGTTCTACATAAGTTATCCATAAATGTCCATTATTACCATCTATTAACATCAaattaggggtcatcatttggcccgcgGGCCTAAAAGCCCATGGGCACCCGCCCGGCCCAGTgggcaaaagcccggcccggcccgcagcAAAGCCCATCTCGGCCCTGCCCATTGGGCACGAGGCAGGGCTAGGGCGGAGGGTTCAAAGCCCAGGCCCGGCCCGTGGCCCGGCCCGTTATATGCCCAttaaagcccgcccggcccggcctTATAAGCCCACCCGAAAGCCCATTCAATTCTTGTATTAATATCTTTTTATGTAGTTATATTGAACTAATTATTGCATTAGGTcatatgtttttttaattttgtattttattttgatcaatcattaacatatcataattttttcatagctttttgtattttttttaacaaaatattatgacatataaatataatgggctcggccctgcccacccaaaaaagcccggcccggcccggccctaaaaagcCCGTAAGGCCCTGGGCCCATGGGCGGCCCTGGGCCTTGATTTTTAAGAGAAGCCCGGCcctgcccggcccgaaaaataaaaaaaatatgttttggccctgcccggcccggcccgagcccattaattttgggcagggccggccctgccctgcccattgacgacccctacatcaaatatatttcaattttacaataaataaattaataaaaaattcaatgaacagtaactgaccggTCAAAAAATAGAACGGGTGGAAACAGAAGtgcagtggcagtgaacagtaactgacccAGTAACACTGACCTATTGACCCAACCACTGAACTTGCTCTAAttaaggccatgtttggttcatGGATTTGAGGCATCCGGAAAGGAAagtctttcctttcctttgtttggtaaccacaaaaTATGGAAGCACTTTCCTGATAGAGGGGAAAATAGGGGGGAAGGTCATTCCACTCAAGACCCATGGGATTGATTTTCCCCTCTTCTTTCCCAGCATTTATGACTGCAATTTTGGACAATAATAACCCTGCTCAAATATACAATTGCCAAATTTACCCATAAAAAATTGATTGATTATGCATAAAAAATTGGTGTGCTTTTAAATTTTTATGATGTTGTTTTTATTTCAAAAtacaagggtattattgaaacttagacatatttttactttcctttcctttaccaaccaaacacaggaaaggaaatcaaataGTCTTTCCTGAATACTTTCCATACtttaccaaacacaggaaaggaaaaCTGACAGGAATTTTGATTTCCCACCCCCATAGGAAAGATaagggaattgatttcccttccgtgaaccaaacgaggcctaagatGATATCTATTCCATCTTTgatgaacaaaaacaaaacagatatATTCCAAACTTTTTATTGATAGGGTATATGGTTCTAGAGTTTCGATACTTCTTCGAAGTTAAAAGACAATAGTTGAAAAATATAATTGATTGATGGTTAGATTTACGTAAGAAATGAGGATATCGATACTTTAAATCATAAAGATTACTAGTATCTTTGTCTTCTGTTTGGTGAAAGATGTTTTAAATTTGGactatttttttaaaaaagaaaagataaaatgAAATTCTCAcatgataaatttttttttactgtcCTACGCTTTTGagtgtttttcttttatctttccAATTTTGACACCTAGTGACCAATTGCTCTGAGTTTATGctctcatattttttttattaaataaaaaaaaatagtaccGAAGGGGGGGACATGAAGCCAATACCCTTTAGAAGAAATAACAAAACGGAAAGACAACCAAAACATAAGCATGATTAAGCAGAGCCGGTTGAATCAAAGATCAAGACGCACAACAGGCGTCCAATTgcgggtagggtaagggtctcGTGAATCTCTTTTGgacttcaattttttattttgagatttTGGGAGAGACTTAAGAAGATTCTCATCTTCCACAGTTGCTTCACCCTCATCAAACCAGGAACACAGAGGACTTAACTCAGCCTGAGCATATGTATGATTACCAAGAGGTTCTTCATTTTCCAAATCACCCCAACAGACTTAGCTTTATGAACATCAGATTCTGACTGAGCCATATCTTTAGGTAACTCCTTAGGGGAAGGAGTTTTGGAAATAGTATCCTCTTCAATGATAACATCCGCTCCACGTTGCACATCATCACTAGATTGTATCTCTGTGGTCTCTCCCTCGCTATCAGTCTCAGACTCATTTGCGAGGGCCTGAAAAGCATTAACAGTAGGTACAGCTACAATACCTGCCAAACCTCCCACAGACGGAGGTCCTAGAATTGGTGAATGCACTCTTGGAGAAGGTGCAGCCAAAGGAGAAAGTTGTGTCTCTGGAACCTGTGAAGTCTCGACCATGTCATTATGTACTATCCGTGAAATCCCAGATGATGCATTAGGATCAGTAGAGGAGGGGTCTCCAATCTGTTGAACCACCTCCACCACTTTCTTAGCAACGTAGACTTGAAAAACATTACTCTTCTTTGCACGATGTCGACGGGATCGACTTCGTTTACGCCCCCTCCTTGAATTAATGTCATTCTCCTTCACTTCCTTTGCTTGAGAAGGACGAAGCCAATTACAAGAACTAATAGCATGACCCACATTACCACAGTGAGAGCATGATAAGGGCAGATGTTCATATTCAACTTCCAAAACTAGGGTTCCACCACCCTCACGTTCTACCATAATTTCCAATGGGGGTTCTGTGGAAAGGTCAATATCCACCAGAACCCTTTCATATAGACCAAACTTTCGATCAAGTGTGTTCGCATCAATCCTGATGGGGACACCAATTCCATTGGTGATTTCAAAGAGTGTTTGGGCTTCCCAGTACTCGAGTCCAAGATCCCATAACCTCACCCAAACTTGGGCATTTGTATTGCGCTGACATGCAGGGGAAAAATTAGGAACCCAGCGCATGAATCTCAATGTTCCAGGCTTCAAAGCAATGGCACCCATCGCCCAAATTCTTGACATACAATCCTCTTAATATTATTTTGAGAGTCAATTTGGCTCTTAATATGAACAATGAGAGGAGATTTTATGAATTCGAGAAGGTAAGCTTGGATCTCGATCTCATTGATATTACACCACCGCTATGTAAAAGTGATAAGTAGGAAATTACTACCAATGAGCTCTTTTCGACTAATTTTTCTGAAGAGCTAGAGTTTTTAACAAAGTTATGCTCTTAACACATTAAAAAGCTAATGAGGAAATTGAGTGATCTCTACAACGGCTAGTGAAATGCAACTACCGCCATGTCTTATATCtaatggaagattttcaaaTCTGAAGTGTCATAATCAGATTTGGACAATAGATTCTCGACACCATTATCACATTGTCATATAAATCATATAAGAGAACATTCGTTTTCTCATTTATTAATTAGTTTGTACAGCACCATCCTCATCACtttcaccattggtggaggtaGCATGGGGGAGCCCTCTATTCCCGGCATCTTCCTCTGGAATCCCTGACATGTGAGCCAGTAAAACAGCAAAAGAACCATCCCCTAACCGCTCACTCATTATCCTTAAACTGATCACGAATAATGTTGCCGCGTATAAGCTCAAACTGGTGTTCTGCTGTATGTTGCTGATTAAATCGACATGGAAGCTTGGAACTAGTATTATAACAATCATTGCAAAGGTCAAATCCAATTTTCTCCACACAATCTTTGCACCGGTATCTATCCCCAATTATCTGATACATCTGTTGAAAAGAAACTAAGATGTTATTATCTCGTGCAATTGTGATATCAGTAATGGGAGAGGGGGAGAGATTTTTAATTACAACTGAGGCTCAAACAGGGAAAAAAAGATTATCTAATAATTAGAGTGATCAGACTCCGATTTTATGCAAGCATAAAGGTTCTGGGATAAAGACTGTTTCATACAAACATTATAGATTACTTTAACCCTGACTCCAAGCcctcttcataccaaatgtacAGCAAAACTAGATGAAAATGCACAAGTAACTGAAACAGAACTGAAATTTCACCAGCAGAGGTTAATAGTAGTACGGAAACTTGACAGGCAATAAAGTAGTATCATCAGCTACAGAGTGTGACCAGGCAATATTATAGCAACTATTTAAGCCATCATAAATCAAACAATCATGTATAATTTGCAGATACTTCAATAAGAAAACGTGTCTATCTTCTAGGAATCTAGGGCTATCAAAAATAAGTAGCGTGCACTGTTTCTGGTTATTATTTCATCCTAACTTTTCATGGTCCTGATCATTTGAGTTATAAACCTGTCTGGTTAATACTTTAGTATCCACACTTGCACTGCCATAAACCTATCCAAGATGGAGaaggcaaatttttttttctcaaagcaTCAATGTGCAGAGAAAGAAGTAAAGAAGTATACCCCACAATAATCACAGCCAACTCCTATGTGATATGAACCCGATGACTTCTCTGCTTCTTTACTGCTTTTGCTTTCACCTATAGGTAAATGGCAACACTATTAATACCAAAATCTAAGACAGACAAAAATCATAAATCAATAAATAATTGACGAGTGAAATATTTAGTAGGTAAAAGTGAAAGAGCAGCTCAATAGGCAAACACATTTCATAAATCATATTTAGTAGCTTGTCATTTGGCTTTCTTAGTGAAATAATGCATGCTGACGTGATACAACTACCAGTCTAGGATGCATAGCCTAGGAACATTATCCGTCTCTATTTTCCTATGCTATATAAATCAAGTAAAAATAGGTAGCACAACATCCCATGTTTCTATGATGAATGACTTAGTACCATATTATACTGCATCAAAATAGAATGGAATTGAGCATTCAGTTGACATACATGCAGTTGGATTAACATGCTTTAGCTGTACACCATCTCTTCTATGTGCAAGTTCTTTAGGAAACTGTTCGACCAAAAAGTTTTGCAGATCCTCATCCAAAAGTCCGGTTGGATGGAAACTTTGACAAACTTGACGTCTAATCTTCTCTTCATCTTGTTTGACGATACAACTTTCACAATATACTGTGCAATCAAAATAAGGAATATTAGAATAATTGGACTTCTAGAACAGAGGACTAGCAGCTAATAGAATTAATAGAAACTTTAAAATATAAATGCAGAAGTTACCATGGCCACAGTTAAGAACCACAGGACGAAACAGCAGTTCTTTGCATGCAGCACATAGCACATCTGCAACTGAAATCTGCTTGGGGCTTCCACTCCGCTGCTGACATAACATGAGATTCTTTACTTGATCAGTAACATTCTCCATTCCCTCATAGTCTCCACCATCAGTAGGCCTAGAAACGGCTATGCCATTGTTTAGATTATATGAATCGAAAACTGTTTTCTCCACATTTGCACTCAAATCTTAGCTTACCGAATCACCCAGAATATTCGTGTCTTGATTAGCTTGTGAGCTCCAAGCCTGAACATCAAACTGTGGTGAGAAGTAGCCAgttttctcctcttcttctgcaACATGTGAAGGTAACAATTAACACAATTAGCGATTTGTGTGAACTCTAACATGATAACTTTCAAACGCGAAAAACATAACACATGTGACTGCTAACTAACATGGAGGAACAAGTTTAAACAATCTTTTCCGGATACACAATCATTAATAAGT is a genomic window containing:
- the LOC133737708 gene encoding uncharacterized protein LOC133737708, encoding MGAIALKPGTLRFMRWVPNFSPACQRNTNAQVWVRLWDLGLEYWEAQTLFEITNGIGVPIRIDANTLDRKFGLYERVLVDIDLSTEPPLEIMVEREGGGTLVLEVEYEHLPLSCSHCGNVGHAISSCNWLRPSQAKEVKENDINSRRGRKRSRSRRHRAKKSNVFQVYVAKKVVEVVQQIGDPSSTDPNASSGISRIVHNDMVETSQVPETQLSPLAAPSPRVHSPILGPPSVGGLAGIVAVPTVNAFQALANESETDSEGETTEIQSSDDVQRGADVIIEEDTISKTPSPKELPKDMAQSESDVHKAKSVGVIWKMKNLLVIIHMLRLS
- the LOC133740817 gene encoding E3 ubiquitin-protein ligase PRT1-like is translated as MENVTDQVKNLMLCQQRSGSPKQISVADVLCAACKELLFRPVVLNCGHVYCESCIVKQDEEKIRRQVCQSFHPTGLLDEDLQNFLVEQFPKELAHRRDGVQLKHVNPTACESKSSKEAEKSSGSYHIGVGCDYCGMYQIIGDRYRCKDCVEKIGFDLCNDCYNTSSKLPCRFNQQHTAEHQFELIRGNIIRDQFKDNE